The following are encoded together in the Mammaliicoccus vitulinus genome:
- a CDS encoding DNA topoisomerase III, producing MKALVLAEKPSVGRDIAKALGVHDQKKGYFENKQYIVTWALGHLVTNATPEEYDKKFKEWDLNVLPIIPEYMKHVVIKKTRSQFNTVQHLMKRDDVNSIIIATDAGREGELVARLIIERAKVKKPLKRLWISSVTEKAIKTGFQNLKPGEAYNNLYQAALCRSEADWIVGINATRALTTKYDAQLSCGRVQTPTLNLVQMRQNEIQSFKPKEYYQMNIDIDGYKFNWIHQNGDKTFDSELIEQIKEKVQNNIGTIHKVYKKKKTKYPQKLYDLTSLQQTAYQRYKMSAKETLNTMQSLYEQHKVLTYPRTDSNYLTDDMVSSLKERVSSLSATSLKSYAVPLLKQQIKAGKHFIDNNKVSDHHAIVPTEVRPNMDQLSPREEKIYMIVAERFLEVLLPPYQYEETTVELTCEGEKFKLVQEVATELGFKAIHQEKAIVKELPFKEQQQLKIQKVNISTKDTEPPAYFNEGTLLKAMESPQLFFKLKDKKMAQTLNETGGIGTVATRADIIEKLYSSNVIEAIQGKIKITPKGKQLLNLAPEQLTSPELTANWEMKLNQIEKGQYSKGTFMKEMRDFTREIIADIKNSEDKFKHDNITTTECPTCGKFMLKVKTKNGQMLVCQDPTCKTKKNQQRQTNARCPNCKKKLTLYGTGKKATYRCVCGHTETQEHMDERLKNRKTGKIGKKEMKQYMKNDEVENNPFKDALKDLKL from the coding sequence ATGAAAGCATTAGTTCTTGCGGAAAAACCTTCAGTCGGTCGTGACATAGCCAAAGCATTAGGTGTTCATGATCAGAAGAAAGGTTATTTTGAGAATAAACAATATATCGTAACATGGGCATTAGGACATCTTGTAACAAATGCCACACCAGAAGAATATGATAAAAAGTTCAAAGAATGGGATTTAAATGTATTGCCGATCATACCGGAATATATGAAACATGTCGTTATTAAGAAGACGAGAAGTCAATTTAATACAGTTCAACATTTAATGAAGCGAGATGATGTGAACTCGATTATCATTGCGACAGATGCCGGTAGAGAAGGAGAGCTTGTAGCAAGATTAATTATCGAGCGAGCTAAAGTTAAAAAGCCTTTAAAACGTTTATGGATCAGTTCGGTTACTGAGAAAGCAATTAAAACAGGTTTTCAAAATTTAAAGCCTGGAGAAGCATATAACAATTTGTATCAAGCTGCACTATGTAGAAGTGAAGCAGACTGGATTGTTGGTATCAATGCGACGAGAGCTTTAACGACGAAATATGACGCGCAATTGTCATGTGGTAGAGTTCAAACACCAACATTGAATCTAGTACAAATGAGACAAAATGAAATACAATCGTTTAAACCGAAAGAATACTATCAAATGAATATCGATATAGATGGTTACAAATTTAATTGGATTCATCAAAATGGAGATAAAACATTTGATTCAGAATTAATAGAACAAATTAAAGAAAAAGTTCAGAATAATATTGGAACGATTCATAAAGTTTACAAGAAAAAGAAAACGAAATACCCACAGAAGTTATATGACTTAACAAGTCTACAGCAAACTGCATATCAACGTTATAAAATGAGTGCGAAAGAAACGTTAAATACAATGCAGTCATTATATGAACAACATAAAGTATTAACGTATCCGAGAACAGATTCAAATTATCTTACGGATGATATGGTTTCTTCATTAAAAGAAAGAGTTTCTTCACTAAGTGCAACATCACTAAAATCATATGCAGTTCCATTACTAAAACAACAAATTAAAGCAGGTAAGCATTTCATAGATAATAATAAGGTGTCAGATCACCATGCAATTGTTCCAACTGAAGTAAGACCTAACATGGATCAATTATCACCAAGAGAAGAAAAAATTTATATGATCGTAGCTGAAAGATTTTTAGAAGTGTTATTACCACCATATCAATATGAAGAAACAACTGTAGAATTAACATGTGAAGGTGAGAAGTTTAAGCTTGTTCAAGAAGTAGCAACTGAATTAGGGTTTAAAGCTATTCATCAAGAAAAAGCGATTGTTAAAGAATTACCTTTCAAAGAACAACAACAACTAAAAATACAAAAAGTAAACATTTCTACTAAAGATACAGAACCACCTGCATACTTTAATGAAGGAACGTTGCTTAAAGCGATGGAATCACCACAATTGTTCTTTAAACTTAAAGATAAAAAAATGGCACAAACATTAAATGAAACAGGTGGAATTGGTACTGTAGCAACGAGAGCGGATATCATTGAAAAGTTATATAGTTCTAATGTGATAGAAGCGATTCAAGGTAAAATTAAAATTACACCTAAAGGTAAGCAGTTATTGAATTTAGCACCTGAGCAACTAACTTCTCCTGAACTTACAGCAAATTGGGAAATGAAATTAAACCAAATTGAAAAAGGACAGTATTCTAAAGGAACGTTCATGAAAGAGATGAGAGACTTTACGAGAGAAATCATTGCAGACATTAAAAATAGCGAAGACAAATTCAAACATGATAATATAACGACAACTGAGTGCCCAACTTGTGGTAAATTCATGCTTAAAGTCAAAACTAAAAATGGTCAAATGCTTGTATGTCAGGATCCTACTTGTAAGACTAAAAAGAACCAACAAAGACAAACAAACGCTAGATGTCCAAATTGTAAGAAAAAATTAACGCTATATGGTACAGGTAAAAAAGCAACTTACCGTTGTGTATGTGGTCATACGGAAACACAAGAACATATGGATGAAAGACTTAAAAACAGAAAAACTGGTAAGATAGGCAAAAAAGAAATGAAACAATATATGAAGAATGATGAAGTAGAAAACAATCCATTTAAAGATGCGTTAAAAGATTTGAAATTATAA
- a CDS encoding NCS2 family permease: MKRYFKFDELGTNYKREILGGLTTFLSMAYILAVNPSMLSLASVENVPDSMRMDQGAVFVATALAALVGCLFMGIIAKYPIALAPGMGLNAFFAFTVVLTMGIPWQTGLTGVLFSGLIFALLTMSGLREVIINAIPFELKMAVSAGIGLFITFVGLQGAGIVKKEESTLVTLGSIHNPEVLLAVFGIIITIILMAKKLPGAIFIGMVLTAVAGLITGLIAMPDSVVGKMPSVAPTFGAAFEAFGDLSTIFNVQFLIVVLTFLFIDFFDTAGTLVAVANQAGLMKDNKLPRAGKALFADSLATIVGAIFGTSTTTSYIESSAGVAVGARTGFASVVTGMCFLAALLFSPLMGVVTSAVTAPALVIVGVLMVSNLGRIDWQKFEIAVPAFLTMIMMPLTYSIATGIACGFIFYPITMIVAKRHKEIHPIMYGLFFVFIAYFVFVHA; the protein is encoded by the coding sequence ATGAAACGTTACTTTAAGTTTGATGAATTGGGAACTAATTATAAAAGAGAGATATTGGGTGGTTTAACAACTTTCCTGTCAATGGCCTATATATTAGCCGTTAACCCATCTATGTTAAGTTTAGCAAGTGTAGAAAATGTACCTGATTCAATGAGAATGGATCAAGGGGCAGTATTTGTTGCTACTGCTTTAGCGGCGTTAGTCGGTTGTTTATTCATGGGTATTATTGCCAAATATCCGATAGCTTTGGCACCAGGTATGGGATTAAATGCATTTTTTGCCTTTACAGTAGTATTAACAATGGGTATTCCTTGGCAAACTGGTTTAACAGGTGTGTTATTCTCAGGATTGATATTTGCATTATTAACGATGAGTGGTTTACGGGAAGTTATTATAAATGCAATACCATTTGAATTGAAAATGGCTGTATCAGCGGGTATTGGATTATTTATTACTTTTGTAGGCTTGCAAGGAGCGGGAATCGTTAAAAAAGAAGAATCTACGTTAGTTACACTAGGGTCTATACATAACCCAGAAGTATTACTCGCAGTATTTGGTATTATTATTACAATTATATTGATGGCTAAAAAATTACCAGGTGCAATATTTATAGGTATGGTATTAACAGCTGTAGCAGGTTTAATTACAGGATTAATCGCAATGCCTGATAGTGTTGTAGGAAAAATGCCAAGTGTTGCGCCAACATTTGGAGCAGCTTTCGAAGCGTTTGGTGATTTATCAACAATATTTAATGTACAATTCTTAATTGTCGTTTTAACATTCTTATTTATAGACTTCTTTGATACAGCAGGTACATTAGTTGCAGTTGCAAACCAAGCTGGATTAATGAAAGATAATAAATTACCTAGAGCTGGGAAAGCATTATTCGCAGATTCATTAGCTACAATAGTAGGTGCTATATTTGGTACTTCTACTACAACGAGTTATATTGAATCAAGTGCAGGTGTAGCAGTAGGCGCAAGAACTGGTTTTGCGAGTGTTGTAACTGGTATGTGTTTCTTAGCAGCTTTATTGTTCTCACCTTTAATGGGAGTCGTTACAAGTGCAGTAACGGCACCAGCGTTAGTTATTGTTGGTGTTCTTATGGTAAGTAACTTAGGCAGAATTGATTGGCAAAAATTTGAGATAGCAGTTCCAGCTTTCTTAACAATGATCATGATGCCATTAACATATTCAATAGCTACAGGTATTGCATGTGGATTTATTTTCTATCCTATTACAATGATAGTAGCAAAGAGACATAAAGAAATTCATCCTATAATGTATGGTTTATTCTTTGTGTTCATCGCATATTTTGTATTTGTACATGCTTAA
- the rpsJ gene encoding 30S ribosomal protein S10 produces MAKQKIRIRLKAYDHRMIDQSAEKIVETAKRSGAQVSGPIPLPTEKSIYTVIRAVHKYKDSREQFEQRTHKRLIDILNPTPKTVDALMGLNLPSGVDIEIKL; encoded by the coding sequence ATGGCAAAACAAAAAATTCGTATCCGTTTAAAAGCGTATGATCACCGCATGATTGATCAATCAGCAGAGAAAATTGTTGAAACAGCTAAACGTTCAGGAGCACAAGTGTCTGGCCCGATTCCATTACCAACTGAGAAATCAATTTATACTGTAATCCGTGCCGTTCATAAATATAAAGACTCACGTGAACAATTCGAACAACGTACGCATAAACGTTTAATCGACATTCTTAACCCTACACCTAAAACAGTTGATGCTCTTATGGGCTTAAACTTACCATCTGGTGTAGACATCGAAATCAAATTATAA
- the rplC gene encoding 50S ribosomal protein L3, producing MTKGILGRKIGMTQVFAENGELIPVTVVEASQNVVLQTKTEEVDGYNAVQIGFEDKKAYKKDRKSNKYATKAAEGHAKKAGSAPKRFTREFRNVDVSAYEAGQEVTVDTFQAGDIIDATGVSKGKGFQGSIKRHGFSRGPMSHGSRYHRGSGSMGMASDASKVFKGKELPGRMGGNTVTMQNLEVVKVDAEHNVILVKGNVPGPKKGLVKLTTSIKQGNK from the coding sequence ATGACCAAAGGAATCTTAGGAAGAAAAATTGGAATGACTCAAGTATTCGCAGAAAACGGTGAATTAATACCGGTAACTGTAGTAGAAGCTAGTCAAAACGTAGTATTACAAACTAAAACTGAAGAAGTAGACGGCTACAACGCTGTTCAAATCGGTTTTGAAGACAAAAAAGCATATAAAAAAGATCGTAAATCTAATAAATATGCAACTAAAGCTGCTGAAGGACATGCTAAAAAAGCAGGCTCAGCACCTAAGCGCTTCACTCGTGAATTCAGAAACGTTGACGTTTCAGCATACGAGGCAGGTCAAGAAGTCACTGTAGATACTTTCCAAGCAGGAGACATTATTGATGCAACAGGCGTTTCTAAAGGTAAAGGTTTCCAAGGCTCAATTAAACGTCACGGTTTCTCACGTGGACCAATGAGTCACGGTTCTCGTTACCATAGAGGTTCTGGTTCAATGGGTATGGCTTCAGATGCTTCTAAAGTATTTAAAGGTAAAGAATTACCAGGCCGCATGGGTGGAAATACAGTTACAATGCAAAACTTAGAAGTAGTTAAAGTTGATGCAGAACATAACGTAATTTTAGTTAAAGGTAACGTACCAGGCCCTAAAAAAGGTTTAGTAAAACTTACAACTTCAATAAAACAAGGTAATAAATAA
- the rplD gene encoding 50S ribosomal protein L4 — protein sequence MANIDVLKVDGSKSGTIELNESVFGIEPNQHVLFEAVNLQRASLRQGTHAVKNRSAVRGGGRKPWKQKGTGRARQGTIRAPQWRGGGIVFGPTPRSYSYKMPKKMRRLALRSALSAKVSDNELAVLEAFNFETPKTKEFKNVMSNLELSKKVLFIVDKVESNVELSARNIPGVKVIDAHSLNVLDILDSSKVVITKAAVDKVEEVLA from the coding sequence ATGGCTAATATTGATGTATTAAAAGTAGATGGTTCAAAATCAGGAACTATCGAATTAAATGAAAGTGTATTTGGTATCGAACCAAACCAACACGTTTTATTTGAAGCAGTCAACTTACAACGTGCTTCATTACGCCAAGGTACTCATGCAGTTAAAAATCGTTCAGCAGTTCGTGGTGGTGGACGTAAACCTTGGAAACAAAAAGGTACAGGTCGTGCTCGTCAAGGTACAATCCGTGCGCCACAATGGCGTGGTGGTGGTATTGTATTCGGTCCTACACCAAGAAGTTATTCTTACAAAATGCCTAAGAAAATGCGTCGTTTAGCATTACGTTCAGCATTATCAGCTAAAGTAAGTGATAACGAATTAGCAGTTTTAGAAGCTTTCAATTTCGAAACTCCTAAAACAAAAGAATTTAAAAATGTAATGAGCAATTTAGAACTTTCTAAAAAAGTATTATTCATCGTTGATAAAGTTGAAAGCAATGTTGAATTATCAGCTCGTAACATTCCAGGTGTTAAAGTTATTGACGCACACAGTTTAAATGTATTAGATATCTTAGATTCTAGTAAAGTCGTAATAACTAAAGCAGCAGTGGATAAAGTAGAGGAGGTGCTCGCATAA
- the rplW gene encoding 50S ribosomal protein L23, translating to MEARDVIKRPVITEKSSSGMALNKHTFDVDTRANKTQVKIAIEEIFDVKVDTVNIMNVKAKAKRVGRHSGFTNKRRKAIVTLKEGSSIDLFN from the coding sequence ATGGAAGCAAGAGATGTTATTAAGCGCCCCGTAATCACAGAAAAATCTTCATCAGGTATGGCTTTAAATAAACACACATTTGATGTAGATACACGTGCTAATAAAACACAAGTGAAAATCGCAATCGAAGAAATTTTCGACGTAAAAGTAGACACTGTAAATATCATGAACGTTAAAGCGAAAGCTAAACGTGTTGGTCGTCACAGTGGTTTCACTAACAAACGTCGTAAAGCAATCGTAACTCTAAAAGAAGGTTCTTCAATAGACCTATTTAACTAA
- the rplB gene encoding 50S ribosomal protein L2: MALKKYKPITNGRRNMTSSDFAEITSTTPEKSLLQPLPRKAGRNNQGKLTVRHRGGGHKRQYRVIDFKRNKDGIPAKVATIEYDPNRSANIALVVYADGEKKYIIAPKGLKVGQQIFNGSDADIKVGNALALTDIPVGTTIHNIELKPGKGGQLVRSAGTSAQVLGKEGKYVLVRLKSGEVRMILATCRATIGQVGNEQHELITIGKAGRSRWMGKRPTVRGSVMNPNDHPHGGGEGRTPIGLKSPMSPWGKPTLGKKTRKQSQRSSKFIVRGRKKK, from the coding sequence ATGGCTCTTAAAAAGTATAAGCCAATTACAAATGGTCGTCGTAATATGACATCTTCAGATTTCGCTGAGATTACATCAACGACTCCTGAAAAGTCACTATTACAACCGCTTCCGAGAAAAGCGGGACGTAACAACCAAGGTAAATTGACAGTTCGTCACAGAGGTGGCGGTCATAAACGTCAATACCGTGTAATTGATTTCAAACGTAACAAAGATGGAATTCCAGCTAAAGTAGCAACTATAGAATATGATCCAAACCGCTCAGCTAATATTGCATTAGTTGTATATGCAGATGGTGAAAAAAAATATATCATTGCTCCTAAAGGCTTAAAAGTAGGACAACAAATTTTCAATGGTTCAGATGCAGATATCAAAGTTGGTAATGCATTAGCTCTAACTGATATTCCAGTTGGTACTACAATTCACAATATCGAATTAAAACCAGGTAAAGGTGGACAATTAGTCCGTTCTGCTGGTACAAGTGCTCAAGTACTTGGTAAAGAAGGTAAATACGTATTAGTTCGTCTTAAATCAGGTGAAGTTCGTATGATCTTAGCTACTTGCCGTGCTACAATCGGTCAAGTTGGTAATGAACAACACGAATTAATCACAATTGGTAAAGCTGGTCGTTCTAGATGGATGGGTAAACGTCCTACAGTTCGTGGTTCTGTAATGAACCCTAACGATCACCCACACGGTGGTGGTGAAGGTCGTACACCAATCGGTCTTAAATCACCAATGTCTCCATGGGGCAAACCAACACTTGGTAAGAAAACTCGTAAACAAAGCCAACGTTCATCTAAATTTATCGTTCGTGGTCGTAAGAAAAAATAA
- the rpsS gene encoding 30S ribosomal protein S19, whose translation MARSLKKGPFVDDHLMKKVESQNEGEKKSVIKTWSRRSTVFPNFIGHTIAVYDGRKHVPVFITEDMVGHKLGEFAPTRTYKGHAADDKKTKR comes from the coding sequence ATGGCTAGAAGTCTTAAAAAAGGACCTTTCGTTGATGATCATTTAATGAAAAAAGTTGAATCTCAAAACGAAGGTGAAAAAAAATCAGTTATTAAAACATGGTCTCGTCGTTCAACAGTATTTCCTAACTTTATCGGACATACAATAGCAGTATATGATGGCCGTAAACATGTTCCAGTTTTCATTACTGAAGATATGGTTGGACATAAATTAGGAGAGTTTGCACCGACACGTACTTATAAAGGTCATGCTGCAGACGACAAGAAGACTAAACGCTAA
- the rplV gene encoding 50S ribosomal protein L22: protein MEAKAVARTIRIAPRKVRLVLDLIRGKEVADAIAILKLTNKATSPVVEKLLMSALANAEHNYDLNPDTLVIKEAYANEGPTLKRFRPRAQGRASAINKRTSHITLVVGEKESKEEVKEA from the coding sequence ATGGAAGCAAAAGCGGTTGCTAGAACAATAAGAATCGCACCTCGTAAAGTGAGATTAGTTTTAGATCTTATTAGAGGTAAAGAAGTGGCAGATGCGATTGCCATCTTAAAATTAACTAACAAAGCAACATCACCTGTAGTTGAAAAATTATTAATGTCAGCATTAGCAAATGCAGAACATAATTATGATTTAAATCCTGACACATTAGTTATAAAAGAAGCTTACGCTAATGAAGGACCTACATTAAAACGTTTCCGTCCACGTGCACAAGGTCGTGCAAGTGCGATTAACAAACGTACTAGCCACATTACACTAGTAGTTGGCGAAAAAGAATCTAAAGAAGAAGTTAAAGAAGCATAA
- the rpsC gene encoding 30S ribosomal protein S3, whose translation MGQKINPIGLRVGVIRDWEAKWYAGKDFATLLHEDLKVRKYIAEALKEASVSSVEIERAANRINIAIHTGKPGMVIGKGGSEIEKLRNKLNALTNKKVHINVIEIKKVDLDATLVASNIARQLENRVSFRRAQKQAIQRAMKLGAKGIKTQVSGRLGGADIARAEQYSEGTVPLHTLRADIDFAHEEADTTYGKLGVKVWIYRGEVLPTKKSSEGGK comes from the coding sequence GTGGGTCAAAAAATTAATCCAATCGGACTTCGTGTCGGTGTAATTCGTGACTGGGAAGCAAAGTGGTACGCAGGTAAAGACTTCGCAACACTTTTACATGAAGACTTAAAAGTTCGTAAATATATAGCAGAAGCATTAAAAGAAGCTTCAGTTTCAAGTGTTGAAATTGAACGTGCAGCAAACCGCATCAACATTGCAATCCACACTGGTAAGCCAGGTATGGTTATTGGTAAAGGCGGTTCTGAAATAGAAAAATTACGTAACAAATTAAACGCATTGACTAACAAAAAAGTACACATTAACGTTATCGAAATCAAAAAAGTTGATTTAGATGCAACATTGGTAGCAAGTAACATTGCTCGTCAATTAGAAAACCGTGTTTCTTTCCGTCGTGCTCAAAAACAAGCTATCCAACGCGCAATGAAATTGGGAGCTAAAGGTATCAAAACACAAGTATCTGGTCGTTTAGGTGGCGCAGATATCGCTCGTGCAGAACAATATTCAGAAGGAACTGTTCCACTTCATACACTACGTGCAGATATTGATTTCGCACATGAAGAAGCCGATACTACTTACGGTAAATTAGGTGTAAAAGTATGGATCTACCGTGGAGAAGTTCTTCCTACAAAGAAGTCTAGTGAAGGAGGAAAATAA
- the rplP gene encoding 50S ribosomal protein L16, with amino-acid sequence MLLPKRVKFRRQHRPKTTGRSKGGNEVTFGEYGLQAQTAAWITSRQIESARIAMTRYMKRGGKVWIKIFPHTPYTKKPLEVRMGSGKGAVEGWVAVVKPGRILFEIAGVQEEVAREALRLAAHKLPVKSKFVKREELGGDTNES; translated from the coding sequence ATGTTATTACCAAAGCGTGTTAAATTCCGTCGTCAACATCGTCCTAAAACAACTGGTCGTTCAAAAGGCGGAAATGAAGTAACATTTGGTGAGTATGGTTTACAAGCACAAACAGCAGCTTGGATTACATCTCGTCAAATAGAATCAGCTCGTATCGCAATGACACGTTATATGAAACGTGGCGGAAAAGTATGGATCAAAATATTCCCACATACACCATATACTAAAAAACCTTTAGAAGTACGTATGGGTTCAGGTAAAGGTGCAGTTGAAGGTTGGGTAGCAGTAGTAAAACCAGGACGTATCTTGTTCGAGATCGCAGGTGTTCAAGAAGAAGTAGCCCGCGAAGCATTACGTCTTGCTGCACACAAACTTCCAGTTAAATCTAAGTTTGTAAAACGTGAAGAATTGGGTGGTGACACAAATGAAAGCTAA
- the rpmC gene encoding 50S ribosomal protein L29, with translation MKAKDIRNLTTTELEKEIKEAKEQLFNLRFQLATGQLEETANIRKVRKTIARLKTIVREREIEEEKAADNK, from the coding sequence ATGAAAGCTAAGGATATCAGAAATTTAACCACTACTGAACTTGAAAAAGAAATCAAAGAAGCTAAAGAACAATTATTCAACTTACGCTTTCAGTTAGCAACTGGTCAACTTGAAGAGACTGCTAACATTCGAAAAGTTAGAAAAACGATTGCTCGTCTTAAAACAATCGTTCGCGAAAGAGAAATCGAAGAAGAGAAAGCAGCAGATAATAAATAA
- the rpsQ gene encoding 30S ribosomal protein S17, which translates to MSERNDRKVYVGKVVSDKMDKTITVVVETYKTHKLYGKRVKYSKKYKTHDENNSAKMGDIVKIAETRPLSSTKRFRLVEIVEESVII; encoded by the coding sequence GTGAGTGAAAGAAATGACCGCAAAGTTTACGTTGGTAAAGTAGTTTCAGATAAAATGGATAAAACTATTACAGTAGTTGTAGAAACTTACAAAACTCATAAATTATATGGTAAACGTGTAAAATATTCAAAAAAATATAAAACTCATGATGAAAATAATTCAGCAAAAATGGGCGATATCGTTAAGATTGCAGAAACACGTCCTTTATCATCAACTAAGCGTTTCCGTCTAGTTGAAATTGTTGAAGAATCAGTAATTATTTAA
- the rplN gene encoding 50S ribosomal protein L14, with translation MIQQETRLKVADNSGAREVLTIKVLGGSGRKTANIGDVIVVTVKNATPGGVVKKGEVVKAVVVRTKSGVRREDGSYIKFDENACVIIRDDKGPRGTRIFGPVARELREGNFMKIVSLAPEVL, from the coding sequence ATGATCCAACAAGAAACACGCTTAAAAGTAGCAGATAACTCTGGTGCTCGTGAAGTATTAACAATCAAAGTTTTAGGCGGATCTGGTCGTAAGACAGCTAACATTGGTGATGTTATCGTCGTTACTGTTAAAAATGCTACACCAGGTGGCGTTGTTAAAAAAGGTGAAGTTGTTAAAGCTGTTGTTGTACGTACTAAATCAGGTGTACGTCGTGAAGATGGCTCTTACATCAAATTTGACGAAAATGCATGTGTAATCATCCGTGATGACAAAGGTCCACGTGGTACACGTATATTCGGTCCTGTAGCGCGCGAATTACGTGAAGGTAACTTCATGAAGATCGTTTCTCTAGCGCCAGAGGTACTTTAA
- the rplX gene encoding 50S ribosomal protein L24, which yields MHVRKGDNVIVISGKDKGKTGKVLEALPKKERVVVEGVNIIKKHQKPTQFNPEGGILETEGTIHVSNVQLLDPKTNEPTRVGFKVVDGKKVRIAKKSGEEIKSSQE from the coding sequence ATGCACGTACGTAAAGGTGACAACGTAATCGTTATCTCAGGTAAAGATAAAGGTAAAACTGGTAAAGTTTTAGAAGCATTACCTAAGAAAGAACGCGTAGTTGTAGAAGGTGTCAATATTATTAAAAAACACCAAAAACCAACTCAGTTCAATCCAGAAGGTGGTATCTTAGAAACAGAAGGTACTATCCACGTATCAAACGTTCAATTACTTGATCCTAAGACAAATGAACCAACTCGTGTTGGATTTAAAGTAGTAGATGGTAAAAAAGTTCGTATCGCTAAAAAATCTGGCGAAGAAATTAAATCATCACAAGAATAA
- the rplE gene encoding 50S ribosomal protein L5 encodes MTRLKEKFNNEISTELVKKFNYDSVMQVPKIEKIVVNMGIGDAVQNSKVLDSAVEELQTITGQKPLVTKAKKSIATFRLREGMPIGAKVTLRGERMYEFFDKLISVSLPRVRDFRGISKKAFDGRGNYTLGVKEQLIFPEIDYDKVSKVRGMDIVIVTTANTDEEARELLSQFGMPFQK; translated from the coding sequence TTGACACGTTTAAAAGAAAAGTTTAATAATGAAATTTCTACTGAGTTAGTTAAGAAATTTAACTATGATTCAGTTATGCAAGTACCAAAAATCGAAAAAATAGTTGTAAACATGGGTATCGGTGATGCAGTTCAAAACTCTAAAGTTTTAGATTCTGCTGTTGAAGAACTTCAAACAATCACTGGTCAAAAACCATTAGTAACTAAAGCTAAAAAATCAATTGCGACTTTCCGTCTTCGTGAAGGAATGCCTATCGGTGCAAAAGTTACATTACGTGGAGAAAGAATGTATGAATTCTTTGATAAATTAATCTCAGTTTCATTACCACGTGTACGTGACTTCCGAGGTATCTCTAAAAAAGCATTCGACGGTCGTGGGAATTACACTTTAGGTGTTAAGGAACAATTAATTTTCCCTGAAATCGATTATGACAAAGTAAGTAAAGTACGAGGAATGGATATCGTTATCGTTACAACTGCTAACACTGACGAGGAAGCTCGTGAATTGTTATCACAATTCGGTATGCCATTTCAAAAGTAA
- a CDS encoding type Z 30S ribosomal protein S14, protein MAKKSMIAKQQRQQKFGVREYTRCERCGRPHSVYRKFKLCRICFRELAYKGQIPGVRKASW, encoded by the coding sequence GTGGCTAAAAAATCAATGATCGCTAAACAACAACGTCAACAAAAATTCGGAGTTCGTGAATACACTCGTTGTGAACGTTGTGGACGTCCACACTCAGTATACCGTAAATTCAAACTTTGCCGTATTTGTTTCCGTGAACTAGCATACAAAGGCCAAATCCCTGGCGTACGTAAAGCTAGCTGGTAA
- the rpsH gene encoding 30S ribosomal protein S8 has translation MTMSDPIADMLTRVRNANMVRHEKLELPASNIKKEIAEILKKEGFVKSVEFIEDDKQGVIRMFLKYGQNNERVITGLKRISKPGLRVYAKADELPKVLNGLGVALVSTSEGVLTDKDARQRGIGGEVLAYIW, from the coding sequence ATGACAATGTCAGATCCAATTGCAGATATGTTAACTCGCGTGCGTAACGCTAACATGGTTCGCCACGAAAAATTAGAGTTACCTGCATCAAACATTAAAAAAGAAATCGCTGAAATCCTTAAAAAAGAAGGATTCGTAAAAAGCGTAGAATTTATCGAAGATGATAAGCAAGGTGTAATCCGTATGTTCCTTAAATATGGTCAAAACAACGAGCGAGTTATCACAGGTTTAAAACGTATTTCTAAACCAGGTTTACGTGTTTATGCTAAAGCTGACGAACTTCCAAAAGTTCTTAACGGTTTAGGTGTTGCACTTGTTTCTACATCTGAAGGTGTTTTAACTGATAAAGATGCTAGACAACGTGGAATCGGTGGAGAAGTATTAGCTTATATCTGGTAA